From Sporosarcina sp. FSL K6-3457:
GACACATCGTAAATGGCCTACGACGACGCCAGAAGGCAAAGTACTCATTCGTGCATTCGTTGGACGGGTGGGTGATGAGGCGATTGTCGACTTGCCCGATGCCGAAATTGAAAAGATTGTTCTCGCCGATTTGAGTAAAATCATTGAGATAACAGGAAAACCGGACTTTACCGTCGTAACCCGTTGGAAAAAGGATCGACCACAGTATCGAGTGGGACACAAACAGCGGATTGAGGCGGCGCGTCTAGAATTACGAGCGAAGTTTCCGCAAGTGAAGCTGGCGGGCGCTTCTTATAATGGCGTTGGCTTGCCAGATTGTATCGATCAAGGCAGAGCTGCAGTGCGAGAGGTTATGGATGAACTGTTTTGACTGAATGATGGCAGCACAATATAGATGAATGCAAAACAGCCGCAGCAGAAGATCTTTGCGGCTGTTTTATATGTCTATTATCATAAAATATTGCAAGAATCGCATTTGTTGCCGTAGCACTCATGCTGTTCTTCAATTTCTTTTCCACAAGACGTACAAACTTTAGCAGGTAGATTTTTGAAAAATTCGATGACGTTTTCGATCATAGCATATTCACCTCTTTTAAGTTGTTTTAGTACTCGAGTTTTTAAAATCCTTTGTAATAGTACAGGTGTTGCAAAAAAAATTATACTATATTGCAAGAGTCGCATTTGTTACCGTAGCACTCATGCTGTTCTTCGATTTCATTTCCGCAAGACGTACAAACTTTAGTGGGTAGGTTTTTAAAAAACTCGATGACATTTTCAATCATAGTATATTCACCTCTTTTAAATTGTGTTAGTACTAAAGTTTATAATTTCATTGTAATAGTACAGATGCTGCAAAAAAATCACACTATATTGCAAGAATCGCATTTGTTGCCGTAGCACTCATGCTGTTCTTCGATTTCATTTCCGCAAGACGTACAAACTTTAGCGGGTAAGTTTTTAAAAAACTCGATGACATTTTCGATCATAGTATATTCACCTCTTTTAAATTGTATTAGTACTAAAGTTTATAATTTTATTGTAATAGTACAGGTGCTGCAAAAAAAATCACACTATATTGCAAGAATTGCATTTGTTGCCGTAGCACTCATGCTGTTCTTCGATTTCATTTCCGCAAGACGTACAAACTTTAGCGGGTAAGTTTTTAAAAAACTCGATGACATTTTCGATCATGATTTATTTTCCCCCTCTCAATTTGTACTAGTACTCGATGCGTTGTTAGTAGTGTATTATAACAGTGAATCAAATGTCAACACATTTCTTCACTTTTCAGATAAAATAAATAAGAGACTATTTTAGTTAAGGAGCGATTTGCATGTATTTCATTGATAACAAAGGGATTACTGACCCACGCATTAACCTCGCAATTGAGGAGTATATACTAAAGAATATGGATATTGATAAGGATCCTTTTTTGCTGTTCTATATTAACGAGCCATCTATCATTATTGGTAAAAACCAGAATACGGTGGAGGAGATTGATACGGATTATGTCGAGGCGAATGGCATTCATGTTGTCCGTCGATTATCCGGTGGCGGGGCTGTCTATCATGACCTTGGTAATTTGAATTTTAGCTTTATAACAAAGGATGATGGTGATTCATTTCGCAACTTTAAGAAGTTTACGGAGCCGGTCGTCCAAGCACTTGCTGAAATGGATGTGAAGGCGGAACTGTTAGGTCGTAACGATATTTTGGTCGAGGGACGCAAAATTTCCGGGAATGCACAATTCTCAACGAACGGCCGTATGTTTAGCCATGGGACGCTGATGTTTGATACAGAAATTGACCGGGTTGTTTCGGCGCTCAAGGTGCGGAAGGATAAAATCGAATCCAAAGGCATCAAGTCGATTCGCAGTCGTGTGGCAAATATTACAGAGTTTCTCGATGAGCCAATGACGATTGAACAGTTTCGGATGAGCGTGTTGAAATCAATTTTTGGCGGTGAAGAAAACATCCAGTATTGGGAGCTGACGGATGATGATTGGGTTGGTATCCATGCATTATCTGCGGAACGCTATGCGAACTGGGATTGGAACTATGGCAAATCACCAAAGTTCAACATGCAA
This genomic window contains:
- the yhfH gene encoding protein YhfH → MIENVIEFFKNLPAKVCTSCGNEIEEQHECYGNKCDSCNIV
- a CDS encoding lipoate--protein ligase, producing MYFIDNKGITDPRINLAIEEYILKNMDIDKDPFLLFYINEPSIIIGKNQNTVEEIDTDYVEANGIHVVRRLSGGGAVYHDLGNLNFSFITKDDGDSFRNFKKFTEPVVQALAEMDVKAELLGRNDILVEGRKISGNAQFSTNGRMFSHGTLMFDTEIDRVVSALKVRKDKIESKGIKSIRSRVANITEFLDEPMTIEQFRMSVLKSIFGGEENIQYWELTDDDWVGIHALSAERYANWDWNYGKSPKFNMQHSHRFPVGGIDVRLDVNKGIIEDVNIFGDFFGVGEVAVIEESLKGIQYDRQSMSEALTAIDIPTYLGGITKEEFLQLIY
- the yhfH gene encoding protein YhfH; translated protein: MIENVIEFFKNLPTKVCTSCGNEIEEQHECYGNKCDSCNIV
- the yhfH gene encoding protein YhfH, coding for MIENVIEFFKNLPAKVCTSCGKEIEEQHECYGNKCDSCNIL
- the yhfH gene encoding protein YhfH → MIENVIEFFKNLPAKVCTSCGNEIEEQHECYGNKCNSCNIV